A single genomic interval of Mauremys reevesii isolate NIE-2019 linkage group 24, ASM1616193v1, whole genome shotgun sequence harbors:
- the LOC120390377 gene encoding probable G-protein coupled receptor 33 — protein sequence MDRGNMTLPPTTGANSSQTPGAVSTTHLAAAVLLIPTFLVGVVGNGLYLWMLALKMRRTVTTLWFLNLVSCSLLFTLLIPFFIVSLLMGFHWVFGTAMCKLLNSFISVGMFSSVFLLTLISLDRYTLTHHPIWSRNHRTVSRARKLVVGVWLASFGLSAPYLAFRETRLVDGGRIICINNYAPSADWNAAEMQDLGRRVHLAVFMVRLLLGFLLPFCTIAGCYGRVGLKMKEKKLAWAGKPFKVMVTAVISFFIGWLPYHLYHGLKLYKKDVPQSVTGALLVIYTFTSCFNACFTPILYLFVGEKFWQVFRMSLLTLVKAAFVDDLGSSAHEYSGRHGSEVENTKQEMA from the coding sequence ATGGACCGGGGCAACATGACTCTCCCACCAACCACTGGGGCAAATTCCAGCCAGACCCCAGGAGCCGTGAGCACCACTCACCTGGCTGCAGCCGTGTTGCTCATCCCCACTTTCCTGGTGGGTGTGGTCGGGAACGGGCTGTACCTGTGGATGCTGGCactgaagatgaggaggacggtGACCACACTTTGGTTCCTGAACCTGGTCTCTTGTTCTCTCCTCTTCACCCTACTGATCCCTTTCTTCATTGTCTCCCTCCTCATGGGTTTCCACTGGGTCTTCGGCACGGCTATGTGCAAGCTCCTTAATTCCTTCATCTCTGTGGGCATGTTCTCCTCCGTCTTCCTTCTCACCCTCATCAGTCTGGACCGCTACAccctcactcaccatcccatctgGTCTCGGAATCACCGCACCGTGTCCCGGGCTCGGAAGCTGGTTGTGGGCGTGTGGCTGGCCTCCTTCGGTCTCAGTGCTCCCTACCTGGCTTTCCGGGAGACCCGTCTTGTGGATGGGGGCAGAATCATCTGCATCAACAATTACGCCCCCTCTGCAGACTGGAATGCAGCTGAGATGCAGGACCTGGGCAGACGGGTCCACCTGGCTGTCTTCATGGTCCGGTTACTGCTGGGATTCCTGCTGCCTTTCTGCACCATTGCGGGATGCtatggcagggtggggctgaagATGAAGGAGAAGAAGCTGGCATGGGCTGGGAAGCCCTTCAAAGTCATGGTGACCGCGGTAATTTCCTTCTTTATCGGCTGGCTGCCCTACCACCTCTACCATGGTTTGAAgctctacaagaaggatgtgccACAATCGGTGACGGGTGCCCTCTTGGTCATTTACACCTTCACGTCCTGTTTCAATGCCTGCTTCACCCCCATTCTCTACCTCTTTGTGGGGGAAAAGTTCTGGCAGGTCTTCAGGATGTCTCTTCTCACTCTGGTCAAAGCAGCTTTTGTTGATGATCTCGGCAGCAGTGCCCACGAGTATAGTGGAAGACACGGGTCAGAAGTTGAGAACACAAAACAGGAGATGGCCTGA